Proteins from a genomic interval of Watersipora subatra chromosome 10, tzWatSuba1.1, whole genome shotgun sequence:
- the LOC137406815 gene encoding type-2 ice-structuring protein-like, with translation MCVREERDDLYCEKQYTTYSVDSLCYIYHSDLFTWSLAVQNCFDTAGSLASAETPDQQEFLHNISKDSDGVPRAGWIGLMKAHESGLFSWWIADTTFLGSYTGFNSTSIPDFCNIELSAENYWQPYNCSNTHESGYFCVADPACTLNSKFVNFKKKF, from the exons ATGTGTGTGCGAGAagaaa GAGATGACTTATACTGCGAAAAGCAGTACACCACGTATTCGGTTGACAGTCTCTGCTACATATACCATTCTGATCTGTTCACCTGGAGTCTTGCTGTCCAAAATTGCTTTGACACTGCTGGTAGTCTTGCCAGTGCAGAAACTCCTGATCAGCAAGAGTTTTTACACAACATCAGCAAGG ATAGTGATGGGGTGCCCAGAGCTGGATGGATTGGTCTCATGAAAGCTCACGAGTCAGGATTGTTCTCCTGGTGGATCGCTGACACAACTTTTCTCGGCTCCTACACGGGATTTAACAGCACATCAATACCGGACTTCTGTAACATAGAACTTTCAGCTGAGAATTACTGGCAGCCATACAACTGCTCTAACACTCATGAGTCTGGGTACTTCTGCGTCGCTGATCCAGCATGCACTCTCAACAGTAAGTTcgtcaactttaaaaaaaaattctaa